From a region of the Gossypium raimondii isolate GPD5lz chromosome 10, ASM2569854v1, whole genome shotgun sequence genome:
- the LOC105777409 gene encoding nascent polypeptide-associated complex subunit alpha-like protein 1, translated as MTAQTDKEVEEILAAHLDQQKIHSEQPEQPVVEDDDDNDDDDDDDDDKDEDDAEGLHDVDGTGRSKQSRSEKKSRKAMLKLGMKPIPGVSRVTIKKSKNILFVISNPDVFKSPASDTYIVFGEAKIEDLSSQLQTQAAEQFKAPDLSHVISQPEPSTVAQDDEEVDETGVEPKDIELVMTQAGVSRSKAVKALKAADGDIVSAIMELTT; from the exons ATGACTGCTCAAACAGACAAAGAGGTCGAAGAGATCCTCGCCGCTCATCTCGATCAACAGAAAATCCAT TCTGAGCAACCCGAACAACCTGTAGTTGAAGATGACGACGACAACGATGACGACGACGATGATGACGATGACAAGGATGAAGATGATGCCGAAG GCCTTCATGACGTAGATGGAACTGGTAGGTCAAAGCAAAGCAGAAGTGAAAAGAAGAGTCGTAAAGCGATGTTGAAGCTTGGGATGAAACCGATTCCGGGTGTTAGCCGGGTCACGATCAAGAAGAGCAAGAAT ATCTTATTCGTCATCTCGAATCCAGATGTCTTCAAGAGCCCTGCATCGGATACATATATAGTGTTTGGAGAGGCTAAGATTGAGGACTTGAGCTCACAACTGCAGACTCAAGCTGCTGAGCAGTTTAAGGCTCCGGATCTCAGCCATGTGATCTCCCAACCCGAGCCATCGACTGTGGCCCAGGACGATGAGGAAGTGGATGAGACTGGAGTCGAGCCAAAAGACATTGAGTTGGTGATGACACAAGCAGGAGTGTCGAGATCAAAGGCTGTGAAGGCACTCAAGGCTGCAGATGGGGACATTGTATCTGCTATAATGGAGCTAACAACTTAA